GGCGTTGAAGAGGCTGGACTTGCCGGCGTTGACCTTGCCGAAAAGGGCCACGACCGCCCCTTCGCGAAAGGGCCTGGCCCGGCGTCCGGCGGCAAGCAGCGCGTCGATGCGGTCCATGACGGCGGCAACCCCGTCGGCAAAGGCCTCCTTGGGCTGGCACTCCACTTCCTCGTCGGGAAAATCGACGGCCAGGCAGACCCCGGCCCGCAGTTCGCCAAGCGCCCGGCCGAGCTCCCGGGCGGCCTCGCCCATGCCCCCGGAAAGACGGGTCAGAGCAAGGGACGCGTCCACCGCGCCACGGGCGGCGATGAGTTCGGCCACGGCCTCGGCCTGGGACAGGTCGAGCCGGCCGTTGAGATAGGCCCGCTTGGTGAATTCCCCGGGCCCGGCCGGCCGCGCCCCGGCCGCGCAGGCGGCGGCCAGGACGGCGGCGAGCACCACCGGCGCGCCATGGCAGAAGATTTCCGCCGTGTCCTCGCCGGTGTAGCTCCCGGGACCGGGCATAAACGCCGCCATGACCTCGTCGAGCACCCGGCCCGAAGCGTCGCGCACGGTTCCGTGGTGCAGCCGGTAGGGCCTAAGCCCCGCGAAATCCGGCCGGGCCGAGGTGAAGAGCTTCGTCGCGACGGCCTTGGCCAGCGGGCCGCTTAGGCGCACGATGCCGACCCCGCCGCGTCCGGGCGGGGTGGCGACGGCGGCGATGGTGTCGCCCGGAAGGCGGCTGGCGGGCATGGCTGCGCTTTCCCTACGCGACGGCGGCGCAGCTGGTCTTGGCCAGAAGCGCCTTTATGCCGCGCCCCATGCGGGCGATGCCCTCCACGATGCGGTCCGGGTCGGCGTTGGAGAAGTTGAGCCGCATGGCCCGCGCCCCCCCGCCGTCGACGAAAAACGGCCCGCCCGGCACGAAAGCCACCTTCTCCTTGATGCACAGGTCGAACAGGTCGAAGGCCGAGCAGCCCTCGGGCAGGGTTACCCAGAGGAACATGCCGCCCTCGGGCTCGGTGCAGGTGACGCCCTCGGGGAATTCCGCTTTGATGCGCTCGAGCATGAGGTTTCGCTGCGCGCCGTAGACGGACTTGATCGTGGCGATATGGGCGTCGAGGTCGTTGTCGATCAGGTAGCGCACGAGCACCCGCTGCACGAAGGTGGAACTGTGCAGATCGGAAGCCTGCTTGGCGGTGACGAGCTTGGGCATGGCTTCCGGCGTGGCCGCCACCCAGCCCAGGCGCAGCCCCGGCGCGACGATCTTGGAGAAGGTGCCGAGCATGAAGCCGTCCCCACCGGGTAAAAACGAGCTCACCGGGGGCATGGGTTCGCCGGCGAAACGCAACTCGCCGTAGGGATCGTCCTCCACGAACACCGTGTCGGAAACGCGCAGCGTCTCGGCCACGGCCCGCCGGGCCGCCAGGCTGTAGGTCATGCCCGAGGGGTTCTGGAAATTGGGCACGGCGTAGAACATCTTGGCTTTCCGGGTAAGCAGCAGTTCCGTCAACCGGTCGATGTCCGGGCCCTGGGGCGTCAGCGGCACGCCGGCGAACTCCGGCTCGAACAGCGAAAAGGCCTGTATGGCCCCGATGTAGCCGGGAAGCTCCACGGCGAGCAAATCGCCCGGATCGAGAAAGACCTTGCCGATGAGGTCCAGGCTTTGCTGGGAGCCGCTGGTGACGAGGATATTCGCCGGATCGATATCCATATTCTTGCGGGCCTTGTAGCGGGCGGCGATCCATTCCCGCAGTTCCGGCTCGCCTTCGGTGACGGAGTATTGCAGGGCGGCGGGACCGTTCTCGGCCAATACGCGGGCGGCGGCGTCGGCCATGGGGCCGATGGGGAAAAGGTCGGGCTTCGGGAGTCCGCCGGCAAAGGAGATGATGGACGGATCGGCGGTGACCTTGAGGATTTCCCGGATAAACGAACGACGCACCTGGGACATGCGTTTGGCGAAAGCGGGCACTGGTAAGACCTCCTGCGTACGAGTGGAGGCCGTATCTGGCGGATTAAAAGGCGGGCCGACGGGCCGCCAGACGCGGCCGGTCGCAGCATATTAGACCGGAGTCGAAAAAGATTAAAGCGATAACATTGAACGGCCCTGCCTGTCCGGTTGACATGACGCAATAAGTGCGTACATTTTGTGTCATGTCATGGACGGTTGGCATCTCCGGCCGCGTGGCCAAACAGATACGACGGCTGCCCGAGCCGGTGCGGGCCATCGCACGCCAACTTGTCCATGAAATCGAGACATCCGGCCCCGTGCGACAGGGTTGGCCGCATTACGGCAAGATCACGGGGCGACCGGGATGCCACCACTGCCATATCCGGCGCGGACGGCCGACATATGTGGCGGTGTGGAAGGAAGCCGGCGAAGCACAGGAGGTGGAGGTGACCTATGTCGGAACGCATGAAGGCGCGGACTACGGACGGCTTTGTTGAATTTTCGCTTCGCGTGCCCGAATCCCAGGCCGAGCGGGTTGGCGCGGCGCTTCGGGCCATTGTGGCGCTGTTGCCGGAGGCGTCCGAAACGGCTCCGGTCGCTGACGAGGATTTGGACGATGACACCCTGTATTCCCCGGATGAGGTCTTCGGCTCCTGGACGCCGGGAGCGGCGGTCCGGGCCTACCGCCTGCGCGAGGGGCTGACCCAGGCAGCGCTGGCCCGGGGCATCGAGGTCACCCGTTCGGTGGTCAGCGATCTGGAGACCGGGCGGCGGCCGGTCAGCGGAGCCATGGCCCGGAGATTGGGAGAATTTTTCAAGGCGGAGTACAAGAATTTTTTGTAGCCGCGCCAAGGCCCTCCCCTATCCTCAAAAGCGCCTCCCGCCGCGCCGACTCCCCATACGCCGCCACCGTCATTCTTCCATTCTCCAGCACCGTCGCCAGCTTCCCGCCGCCCTCGCCCCACAGCCGGCAGGCCGCCTCCAGACACGCCGTCGCCCCGAAAACGTCATTGTCCGCCGCGTAAAATCCGTTCCCGCCCCAGGGAACGTCGCGAAGCGGCACGCTCGGCACGTAGCCGCTTTCGCCGGCCTGGCGCATGTAGTCGAACCCGCCGAACCCGGCGAACCCGGCCACGACGCAGCCGCAGGCCATGGCCTCGAGCGGCGGCAAGGGGCAGCCCTCGGGAAACCCGGTGGCCAGAAAAACATGGCAGGAGCGCAACGCCTCGGCCACGCCGTCCGGCGGCAGCCCGTCTATGGGCACGAATTCGAGGGGCATGCCGGCACGCGGCGCGCGCGCTTCGACCATCCGCCGGATCATAGCGGCGAGCCCCTTGTTTTTGCGCGGCATGTACCCCACCCGCACCGGCGCGGGCGCGGGCTTGGCCCGGGGCGGATAAAACCTGGCCGGGTCGATGACCGGGCGCAAGACCGGCGGCAATACGCCGAGGGCCCGCTCGATATAGCGCGCCACCGGATCGGACACGGCCAGAAACGACACCGGCAGCCTGTCCCAGGCCACCCCCTCGGGCAGTCCGTTGAAAAGATACGCCCAGTTCTGACAATACACCACGCAGCGCGCCCCGGCGGAAAGCCCCGGGGCCAGGGCGTTGGGCCAGCCCTCGGGCACGAGATACACGTCCCCCGGCCCCATGCCGGCATCGGTCAGGGATACCGCCGGAATACCGGCCGGCAGCGTAAGCGGCGTGGCCCCGGCCTCGCGCAACACCAGCCCGACCTCGCGCCCCGAGGCCGCAAGCGCCCCGGCCACCTCGAGCAGCACCGCCAGCCCGCCCGAAACGGCGCGCAGCGGCGGCAGAAAAACGAACGTGCGTCCCACAACGATCCTTGAATGCCGGCGCATGGTTGCCGGCCCGGTTTCAAAAGGCTAACACCAAAAGCGGCCGCGTTTTGCAACCGTGATGCCGCAAGGAGCCACCATGCGCAACAACAAGGATGCCATACTCGACCTGTCGCTGACCCCGGAGGACACCGCCGTGACAACCCTCGGCGCCCCCGCCTGCGACAGCCCCAAGCATGTGGGCACGTTCGTGCTCGACGACGCGGCCGTGCTGGTCGGCATCACCCGGGCCTCGGTCTCCTGCGACAGCCAGGTTCCCGTCTTCTTCGAGGAAGCCGGGCCGCGACAAAAAATCTTCTTCTCGCCCCATAAGACCAAGCTCGCCGTGGTCACCTGCGGCGGCATCTGCCCCGGCATCAACGACGTCATCCGCTCCATCGTCATGGAAGCCCACCACCAGTACGGCGCGGCCGCCACCCTCGGCATCCGCTACGGCCTGCGCGGCTTCATCCCGGCCTGCCGCCACGACGTGCGGGAATTCTCGCCGGAAAACGTGGCCGAAATCCACCAGTTCGGCGGCACGGTGCTCGGCTCCTCGCGCGGCCCCCAGCCCGTGGACGAAATCGTCGACGCCATGGAACGCCTCGGCATCGGCTTTTGCATTTTCATCGGCGGCGTCGGCACCATGCGCGCCGCCCAGGCCATACAAACCGAAATCGCTTCCCGAAACCTCGCCATCGGCATCGTGTGCATCCCCAAGACCGTGGACAACGACATCCACTTCGTCTCGCGCACCTTCGGCTTTTTAACCGCCGCCGAACAGGCCACCGAATCCATCGCCTGCGCCCACGTCGAGGCCCTCGGCGCGCCCTACGGCATCGGGCTCGTCAAGCTCATGGGCCGGCAGTCGGGATTCATCGCCGCCGAGGCCAGCATGGGCCTCAAACACGTCAACATGGTCCTCGTGCCGGAAGAACCCTTCTCCCTCACCGGCCCGGGCGGCGTGCTCGAGGTGCTGGAAAAACGCCTGCGCTCCCGCGGCCATGCCGTCATCGTCGCCGCCGAAGGCGCGGGACAACACCTCATCCCCGCGACCGGACGCTTCGACCCCTCGGGGAATCCGGTGCTCGGCGATTTCTGCGGCCTTTTCGCCCGCGAAATCAAACGCCATTTCAAGGAACAAGGCCTCCCCATCACGCTCAAGTCCATCGACCCGAGCTACATCGTGCGCGCCGTGCCCGCCAACACCGCCGACGCCGTGTATTGCGGCTTCCTCGGCCGCCTTGCCGTCCACGCCGGCATGGCCGGCAAGACCGGCATCATGATCGGGTCGGTCAACGACCACTACGTCCACGTCCCGCTGTCGCTCGTCACCCGTGAACGAAAGCACATCGACATCAACTCCGAGTACTGGCAGGCCGTGCTTGATTCCACGGGCCAGCCGCGCTTCGCCGCCCAGTTCGATCAACCCTGAAAGGAGCCTCCATGCCGCTGACTCTCCCCGAGGTCCTGGCCGCCATCCGGCCGGTGGACCCGGCCCTTTTCGCCGTTGCCAAGAACCACCTCGACAGCCTGACCAAGCCCCGGGGCAGCCTCGGTCGCCTGGAAGAACTGGCCCAACGCCTCTTCGCCATATCCGGCGGCAAAGCCCCGACCATGGACCCGGCCCGCATCTACGTCTGCGCCGGCGACCACGGCGTGGCCGCCGAAGGCGTGAGCCTGTTTCCCCAGGAAGTCACCAGGCAGATGGTGGCCAACTTCCTGGCCGGCGGCGCGGGCATCAACGTCCTGGCCGATACCGCCGGCATCGACATCCGCGTCGTCGACGCCGGATGCCTGGGCGACCCGTTCCCGCCACATCCCCTCTTCGCCGGCTCCCGCGTCGCCTCCGGCACCGAGGACCTGGCCGTCGGCCCGGCCATGAGCGTCGACACCTGCACCAAGGCCCTGCTCCTCGGCGCATCCCTGGCCGCGCAGGCCGCCGCCGAAGGCGTCAAATGCCTGGGCACCGGCGATATGGGCATCGCCAACACCACCCCGTCCACCGCGCTTTTCTGCGCCTACCTGTTCCTCGACCCGGAAACCATCACCGGCCCCGGCACCGGACTCGACGCCTCCGGCGTGCGACGCAAGGCCGAAATCGTGGCCAAGGGCCTCGAACTGCACGAAAAGGTCATCGACTCCGGCGACCCCGTGGCCATCCTGGCGGCACTCGGCGGCCTCGAAATCGCCTGCCTCGCCGGGCTCGTCCTCGGCGCGGCCGCCAACAAGCTCCCCATCGCCGTGGACGGCTTCATCTCCACCGCCGCCTACGTCGCCGCCCGGGCCATCGCGCCCGACGTGGCCGACTATGCCGTCGTCAGCCACGCCTCGGCCGAGCCCGGCTACGCCCCCATCATGAACGCCCTGGACCACAAGCCGCTCCTTGACCTCGGCCTGCGCCTCGGCGAAGGCACCGGCGCGGCCCTGGCCATCTTCCTCATGCGCGCCAGCGCCAACGTCTACAACAACATGGCCACCTTCGCCGCCGCCGGCGTCAGCGAAGGCTAGGGCCAGGGTTAAGGCGAAGGCTAGCCGGGGCGCTGCCCCGGACCCCGCCGGGGGGCGAGCGCGCCCCCGGTCCCCCCGTCTGGTGTGCTTTGGCTGGGCGGGAGGCCGGGTTGGCTGGCGGGAAGGCGGAGCATGGAGAAGATGGAGGCGGGATTTGTTCGTGACGATGCCGCCGCTTGCGCGGCAGGCTCGTCCCGAACAAATTCCGCCTCCACCACGCCGGTCGTCCCTACGGGGCGACAGTCAAAAAAACTCTTCTTCTTAAAATGCGGCGCTTCGCCGCTGGCGCGGTTGTTGCCGCAATCGCGTCCGGCGTCGAGGGGCGAAAGCCCCTCGTGTCCCGGGCCGATTGCGGCAACAAACATACGGCGTCCCATCACCCAAAGACATCACAACCCTCACCCCACCAACCTCTCCCACACCCCACCAACCCAACCCGGTAAAAGGGGGTCCGGGGGACATCAAGTCCCCCGGCGGGGTCCAGGGGCGGAGCCCCGCTTCTGCTTCCCCCTCTCCCCTGTCGGCATCCCCTGCTCCAGCTCCTTTTCTCCGCCGGGGCGCACGACGATATAGACCTGCACGGCCAAGCCGACGGGGAGTCGCGGCGTGCCGTCGAGGTCGATGACGACTTCGAGAACGCGAAAATCACGCGGCCCGCGAAGGGCGGGGGCGAGACGGGAGACGATGCCGGTGAAACGATGTTTGGCAAAGGCTTCGGGGATGAGGACGGCGTGTTGTCCCACGGCGAGGCGGGCGATGTCGCGTTCGGGCACGGCGGCGCGCACGCGCAGTTTGCTTGTATCGCCCACAGTGAGGACCGGGGTGTCGCGGGAGGGGGAGACGACTTCGCCGGGACGGCGGAATTTGCGCAGCACAATGCCGTGGAGGGGGGAGCGCAACATGGCCTTTTCGGCCCGCACCTGGGCGGCGGCCAATGCGGCCCTGGCGGCGTCGACGGCGTCTTTGGCATCCTGGCGTTCTTTCTTGCCGGCGGATGGGGACAGGTCGTCGAGACGGGCCTCGCTTGCGGCCAGGGCCTGCCCGCCCGCCGCGATCCCGGCCTGGGACTCGGGACCGGCCAGGCGGGCCAGGATTTGCCCTTGTTGCACGGTATCGCCTTCTTCCACATCGACCGAGCCGATGACGCCTTCGGTGGCGAAGCCCAGGCGGATCACCCCGGACCGGGGTTCCACCACTCCGGGCGCGGCGATCCAGGCCGGCGCGGGACCGGGGGCCGGCCGGACCGGCGAGGGAAGCGGCGGCGTGACCGGGATCACGGCCACGGGTTGCGGCGACTCGGCGCGCTGTGGGGCACGCCCGCCGGTGTAGAGCCACCAGGCTCCGACGAAGATCATGGCGGCGGCGGCAAGCAAGAGGAGCAGGCGTTGCAGCATGGGGAAGCGCCTCCATCGGCGACAATGCGCGGATGTGGCCGGGCACGGGTGTTATCTTCCGGCCCTTTGGGGCTACCCCATCGAACCGGCTCCGTAAAGAGGCGGGGCGGATTGGCGGAAAGTCGGCCGGAGGGCGAGGGAGGCTGTCCGCCCCCCGGCGCGAAACACACTGGAGCCTGTCGCGAAGTCAGTTGGCGATGCCGAAGTCGATGAGCAGCTTCTCCAACTCGTTGATGGACATGGGCTTGGGCACAACGAACATCTCGTTGTTGTGGACTTTTTCGGCCAGGGCCCGATACTCGTCGGCCTGCTGGTGTTCGGGGGAATAATCGATGACGGTCTTGCGGTGGATCTCGGCCCGCTGGACTTGATTGTCGCGGGGCATGAAGTGGATCATCTGGGTGCCGAGGCGCTCGGCCAGCTCCTCGATCATCTCGCGCTCGTTGTCGACCTTGCGGCTGTTGCAGATGAGCCCGCCCAGGCGCACGGTGCCGGCGTCGGCGTATTTCACGATGCCCTTGCAGATGTTGTTGGCCGCGTACATGGCCATCATTTCGCCGGAGCAGACGATATAGATTTCCTCGGCCTTGCCGTCGCGGATGGGCATGGCGAAACCGCCGCACACGACGTCGCCGAGGACGTCGTAGAACACGTAGTCGAGTTTCTTGTCCGCCTGGTAGGCGCCGAGCTGTTCCAGGAGGTTGATGGAAGTGATGATGCCGCGGCCGGCGCAGCCGACGCCCGGTTCCGGTCCGCCGGATTCGGTACAGCGGGTGTCCTTGTAGCCGACCTTCAGGATATCATCGAGATCGACGTCCTCGCCTTCCTCGCGCAGGGTGTCGAGGACGGTCTTTTGTTGCAGGCCGCCGAGCAGCAAGCGGGTGGAATCGGCCTTGGGGTCGCAGCCCACCACCATGATCCGGTTGCCCATCTCGGCCAAGCCGGCCACGGTGTTCTGGGTGGTCGTGGATTTGCCGATACCGCCCTTGCCGTAAATGGCGATCTTTCGCATGCAGTGTTCCTCCGGTACCTTGAGGCTTGAGGTCTTTGTCATCCGGCGGTTCCGGAAGGAGCGTGCGCAATTTCGCCCCTTCCGCAAACCGCCCCCCTGCAAGAAGCGATCGACATGAAGCACTTGCCGTACCAGTTTCGAATTATACTGCAATTATAAAACAATACTCTACAGATAAACACGAATATTGTAAAAATC
The nucleotide sequence above comes from Solidesulfovibrio fructosivorans JJ]. Encoded proteins:
- a CDS encoding ATP-dependent 6-phosphofructokinase, with protein sequence MRNNKDAILDLSLTPEDTAVTTLGAPACDSPKHVGTFVLDDAAVLVGITRASVSCDSQVPVFFEEAGPRQKIFFSPHKTKLAVVTCGGICPGINDVIRSIVMEAHHQYGAAATLGIRYGLRGFIPACRHDVREFSPENVAEIHQFGGTVLGSSRGPQPVDEIVDAMERLGIGFCIFIGGVGTMRAAQAIQTEIASRNLAIGIVCIPKTVDNDIHFVSRTFGFLTAAEQATESIACAHVEALGAPYGIGLVKLMGRQSGFIAAEASMGLKHVNMVLVPEEPFSLTGPGGVLEVLEKRLRSRGHAVIVAAEGAGQHLIPATGRFDPSGNPVLGDFCGLFAREIKRHFKEQGLPITLKSIDPSYIVRAVPANTADAVYCGFLGRLAVHAGMAGKTGIMIGSVNDHYVHVPLSLVTRERKHIDINSEYWQAVLDSTGQPRFAAQFDQP
- the cobT gene encoding nicotinate-nucleotide--dimethylbenzimidazole phosphoribosyltransferase, which produces MPLTLPEVLAAIRPVDPALFAVAKNHLDSLTKPRGSLGRLEELAQRLFAISGGKAPTMDPARIYVCAGDHGVAAEGVSLFPQEVTRQMVANFLAGGAGINVLADTAGIDIRVVDAGCLGDPFPPHPLFAGSRVASGTEDLAVGPAMSVDTCTKALLLGASLAAQAAAEGVKCLGTGDMGIANTTPSTALFCAYLFLDPETITGPGTGLDASGVRRKAEIVAKGLELHEKVIDSGDPVAILAALGGLEIACLAGLVLGAAANKLPIAVDGFISTAAYVAARAIAPDVADYAVVSHASAEPGYAPIMNALDHKPLLDLGLRLGEGTGAALAIFLMRASANVYNNMATFAAAGVSEG
- a CDS encoding aminotransferase-like domain-containing protein, translated to MPAFAKRMSQVRRSFIREILKVTADPSIISFAGGLPKPDLFPIGPMADAAARVLAENGPAALQYSVTEGEPELREWIAARYKARKNMDIDPANILVTSGSQQSLDLIGKVFLDPGDLLAVELPGYIGAIQAFSLFEPEFAGVPLTPQGPDIDRLTELLLTRKAKMFYAVPNFQNPSGMTYSLAARRAVAETLRVSDTVFVEDDPYGELRFAGEPMPPVSSFLPGGDGFMLGTFSKIVAPGLRLGWVAATPEAMPKLVTAKQASDLHSSTFVQRVLVRYLIDNDLDAHIATIKSVYGAQRNLMLERIKAEFPEGVTCTEPEGGMFLWVTLPEGCSAFDLFDLCIKEKVAFVPGGPFFVDGGGARAMRLNFSNADPDRIVEGIARMGRGIKALLAKTSCAAVA
- a CDS encoding helix-turn-helix domain-containing protein — translated: MSERMKARTTDGFVEFSLRVPESQAERVGAALRAIVALLPEASETAPVADEDLDDDTLYSPDEVFGSWTPGAAVRAYRLREGLTQAALARGIEVTRSVVSDLETGRRPVSGAMARRLGEFFKAEYKNFL
- the nifH gene encoding nitrogenase iron protein; the protein is MRKIAIYGKGGIGKSTTTQNTVAGLAEMGNRIMVVGCDPKADSTRLLLGGLQQKTVLDTLREEGEDVDLDDILKVGYKDTRCTESGGPEPGVGCAGRGIITSINLLEQLGAYQADKKLDYVFYDVLGDVVCGGFAMPIRDGKAEEIYIVCSGEMMAMYAANNICKGIVKYADAGTVRLGGLICNSRKVDNEREMIEELAERLGTQMIHFMPRDNQVQRAEIHRKTVIDYSPEHQQADEYRALAEKVHNNEMFVVPKPMSINELEKLLIDFGIAN
- a CDS encoding efflux RND transporter periplasmic adaptor subunit; protein product: MLQRLLLLLAAAAMIFVGAWWLYTGGRAPQRAESPQPVAVIPVTPPLPSPVRPAPGPAPAWIAAPGVVEPRSGVIRLGFATEGVIGSVDVEEGDTVQQGQILARLAGPESQAGIAAGGQALAASEARLDDLSPSAGKKERQDAKDAVDAARAALAAAQVRAEKAMLRSPLHGIVLRKFRRPGEVVSPSRDTPVLTVGDTSKLRVRAAVPERDIARLAVGQHAVLIPEAFAKHRFTGIVSRLAPALRGPRDFRVLEVVIDLDGTPRLPVGLAVQVYIVVRPGGEKELEQGMPTGERGKQKRGSAPGPRRGT
- a CDS encoding glycosyltransferase, producing MGRTFVFLPPLRAVSGGLAVLLEVAGALAASGREVGLVLREAGATPLTLPAGIPAVSLTDAGMGPGDVYLVPEGWPNALAPGLSAGARCVVYCQNWAYLFNGLPEGVAWDRLPVSFLAVSDPVARYIERALGVLPPVLRPVIDPARFYPPRAKPAPAPVRVGYMPRKNKGLAAMIRRMVEARAPRAGMPLEFVPIDGLPPDGVAEALRSCHVFLATGFPEGCPLPPLEAMACGCVVAGFAGFGGFDYMRQAGESGYVPSVPLRDVPWGGNGFYAADNDVFGATACLEAACRLWGEGGGKLATVLENGRMTVAAYGESARREALLRIGEGLGAATKNSCTPP
- the mnmE gene encoding tRNA uridine-5-carboxymethylaminomethyl(34) synthesis GTPase MnmE, encoding MPASRLPGDTIAAVATPPGRGGVGIVRLSGPLAKAVATKLFTSARPDFAGLRPYRLHHGTVRDASGRVLDEVMAAFMPGPGSYTGEDTAEIFCHGAPVVLAAVLAAACAAGARPAGPGEFTKRAYLNGRLDLSQAEAVAELIAARGAVDASLALTRLSGGMGEAARELGRALGELRAGVCLAVDFPDEEVECQPKEAFADGVAAVMDRIDALLAAGRRARPFREGAVVALFGKVNAGKSSLFNAFLGTDRALVADQPGTTRDYLEEGLDLDGVPVRLTDTAGLRETPDAVEAAGKKRGRDVAGRADLGLYVVDGAAPYAPDPEAEALLEELGPRRVLVVVNKADLPAAEPGAAKKLKARGLETVAVSARTGFGLTGLLTAMRERLTATDGPPEPAATAPNAREAASLEAARLELAGLVADIRAGVPYDLLGARLETAAALVADITGETTPDDVLNAVFSKFCIGK
- a CDS encoding type II toxin-antitoxin system RelE family toxin; amino-acid sequence: MSWTVGISGRVAKQIRRLPEPVRAIARQLVHEIETSGPVRQGWPHYGKITGRPGCHHCHIRRGRPTYVAVWKEAGEAQEVEVTYVGTHEGADYGRLC